From Desulfosoma caldarium, the proteins below share one genomic window:
- a CDS encoding pyrimidine dimer DNA glycosylase/endonuclease V, whose translation MNIFVLDLDPVKCVRYHCDQHVIKMILESVQIICTALNKKGLNTPYKPTHRKHPCVLWAEESYDNVRWLMRLTRALNREYKYRYRKSTDHASVRILDQVKGLRFPSVGLTPFAQAMPDKYKVPGDPVTAYRRFYVGEKLRFATWTRRRKPPWLQEYVCLLPEPALSTRAVSKATRLPQ comes from the coding sequence ATGAATATTTTCGTTCTCGATCTGGATCCGGTAAAGTGTGTCCGCTATCATTGTGATCAGCACGTGATCAAGATGATTCTGGAAAGTGTTCAAATCATCTGCACGGCTCTGAACAAAAAGGGCCTGAACACGCCCTATAAGCCCACGCATAGGAAACATCCGTGTGTGCTGTGGGCCGAAGAATCTTACGACAATGTGCGGTGGCTCATGCGTTTGACGCGGGCCCTCAATCGCGAATACAAATACCGATACCGAAAATCGACGGATCATGCTTCCGTGCGCATTCTGGACCAAGTCAAAGGGCTGCGCTTTCCGTCCGTGGGCCTGACGCCTTTTGCGCAGGCCATGCCCGACAAGTATAAAGTGCCCGGAGATCCCGTCACGGCCTATCGGCGTTTTTATGTGGGAGAAAAATTGCGGTTTGCCACCTGGACACGCCGGCGAAAGCCCCCGTGGCTTCAAGAATATGTGTGCCTTCTTCCCGAGCCCGCTCTGAGTACAAGGGCGGTTTCAAAGGCCACACGGCTGCCCCAGTGA
- a CDS encoding HEPN domain-containing protein, translated as MCQQAGEKALKALCFRKGFDIIKTHSVYKIMTALGVDDELLERAK; from the coding sequence ATTTGTCAGCAGGCTGGCGAGAAAGCCTTAAAAGCTCTGTGCTTTCGCAAGGGTTTTGACATCATCAAGACCCATTCTGTTTACAAGATCATGACGGCCCTCGGTGTGGACGACGAGCTTTTGGAGCGGGCCAAATAG
- a CDS encoding lipoate--protein ligase, with the protein MIGIFHEGTEAPWNLAMEEYLLEKAAEPCFVVWRNRASVIVGRNQNTCAQINRPFVETQGIAVVRRLSGGGAVYHDLGNVNFTFIAPGQGKKPAAFHEFTAPILEFLQKLGVPAAFDGRNDLSLYGLKISGNAQYVRHNHLLHHGTLLFDSDLDTLEKALRVGDVKYQDRGIPSIRKRVTNIREHLPSPVSADAFMERLYGFMQKKMKARTVNLSSLDHEAIERLADERYRRWEWNYGTSPPYTFHKVVKTSAGVLEVCLEVEKGIIRNARIFGDFFGFEDVEGLEAQLVGLRHDVRELTAFLQNFPVSLYIQGLFAHELAQALT; encoded by the coding sequence GTGATCGGTATCTTTCATGAGGGCACAGAAGCACCGTGGAATCTTGCCATGGAGGAATATCTTCTGGAAAAGGCTGCGGAGCCTTGTTTTGTGGTGTGGCGGAACAGGGCATCGGTCATCGTGGGGCGCAACCAAAACACGTGCGCTCAAATCAATCGCCCATTCGTGGAAACCCAGGGCATTGCCGTGGTGCGACGACTGAGCGGCGGCGGAGCCGTCTACCACGACCTGGGAAACGTTAATTTCACGTTCATCGCGCCCGGCCAAGGAAAGAAGCCTGCAGCTTTTCATGAATTCACGGCGCCCATTTTGGAATTCCTTCAGAAACTGGGGGTTCCCGCAGCCTTTGACGGTCGAAACGACCTGAGCCTTTATGGCCTAAAAATCTCAGGCAACGCCCAGTACGTGCGCCACAACCATCTTCTTCACCACGGAACCCTGCTCTTTGACTCGGACCTGGACACCCTGGAAAAGGCTCTGCGCGTAGGCGACGTGAAATATCAGGATCGGGGCATTCCATCCATACGAAAGCGGGTGACCAACATTCGAGAACACCTCCCTTCGCCTGTTTCGGCGGACGCTTTTATGGAAAGGCTCTATGGCTTCATGCAAAAAAAGATGAAGGCCCGCACGGTGAACCTTTCATCGCTCGACCACGAAGCCATCGAACGCCTCGCCGACGAACGGTACCGGCGCTGGGAATGGAACTACGGGACCTCTCCGCCCTACACCTTTCACAAGGTGGTCAAAACCTCGGCCGGTGTGCTGGAAGTGTGCCTTGAGGTGGAAAAAGGCATCATTCGCAATGCGCGCATCTTCGGTGATTTCTTCGGTTTCGAGGATGTTGAAGGATTGGAAGCCCAACTGGTGGGCCTTCGGCACGATGTTCGCGAGCTCACCGCTTTCCTTCAAAACTTTCCGGTATCGCTTTACATTCAGGGCCTCTTTGCCCATGAACTGGCGCAGGCCCTCACCTAG